The proteins below are encoded in one region of uncultured Eubacteriales bacterium:
- a CDS encoding conserved exported hypothetical protein (Evidence 4 : Homologs of previously reported genes of unknown function), whose product MRNLKRVLSLALASVMLLGMMVIGAGAADTTYSDQSTITKDEAVAVMSAVGVFQGSDGKFSPTGDLTRESAAKIITYMVMGKSAADDLKASSAPFTDVAADRWSAGSIAYCVANGIISGDGLGHFYPETTVTGIQFGKMLLVALGYNATTEGYVGSGYEVNIAKQINSLKLASGVDVGMSSVLNREQAAQMALNAIQKSLVEYVGGTNISLPDGTTVISGGTRQNVKDGDGKVITFMGNYMSKLKRSTGGDEAFGRPAHQWKYGATSIGVYGDSAFMTYTAKTKESVIKSDLSGYTTAKVEVSTDGATVSDVVLDNAKIAALTGNGTSVEIYTAQTSEGDYYVSHIVVVHTQLALITNVNTASKTVSLSIKSAGGGNKVVKNEDNADLYTALAAIGKDNYAIITVADGVVETAAKAEIVSGNLEKVTKDGDYVIAGDTYSPGAKSSLGDTDTGNSYDFYLDTLGYVLYATEETTGSTTQYAYLLNTSKEGSASSGWTYLAKLLYTDGTQEWVDLASVDTIGVKSSSFDDTFTDLNAMKNKAFVSYSVKSDGTYALTTFDSTGNTLTASTTPYTADVKAYSVPSSSVVTKGDIYFLTNTAGDVTYDVKGLSSTIFLVHNESTNTYKAYTGYKNISSFSGVSGTVLMAKNSNSASIVVLTGDSTAKDLVYILSDKASKGYDTDLSMSIYTYDAIVDGKIGSITTTIKVDTTSTALGLGLYTINKYNDDYAAELTAVPTADKETYYRAATSLEVDSGLAIVDAGTYGLATGCTIIGIDEDGDALEGLTASDVAYYTDADAGNSIIDVTLFLDSEGEVTSIVFQWVTAD is encoded by the coding sequence AGCCTGGCTCTCGCCTCTGTCATGCTCCTGGGCATGATGGTCATCGGCGCCGGCGCTGCGGACACCACCTACAGTGACCAGAGCACCATCACCAAGGATGAGGCCGTCGCGGTTATGTCCGCTGTCGGCGTTTTCCAGGGTTCCGATGGCAAGTTCAGCCCCACTGGCGACCTCACCCGTGAGTCCGCCGCCAAGATCATCACTTACATGGTGATGGGCAAGTCCGCTGCCGACGACCTGAAGGCGTCCAGCGCTCCCTTCACCGATGTGGCTGCTGACCGTTGGTCCGCCGGCTCCATCGCCTACTGCGTCGCCAACGGCATCATCTCCGGCGACGGCCTGGGCCACTTCTATCCCGAGACGACCGTGACCGGCATCCAGTTCGGCAAGATGCTCCTCGTGGCTCTGGGCTATAATGCCACCACCGAGGGTTATGTCGGCTCCGGCTATGAAGTCAACATTGCCAAGCAGATCAACTCCCTCAAGCTGGCCTCCGGCGTGGACGTGGGCATGAGCAGCGTCCTCAACCGTGAGCAGGCCGCTCAGATGGCTCTGAACGCCATCCAGAAGAGCCTGGTTGAGTATGTCGGCGGCACCAACATCTCTCTGCCCGACGGCACCACCGTCATCTCCGGCGGCACCCGCCAGAACGTGAAGGACGGCGACGGCAAAGTTATCACCTTCATGGGCAACTACATGAGCAAGCTGAAGAGGTCCACCGGCGGGGACGAGGCCTTTGGCCGTCCCGCTCACCAGTGGAAGTACGGCGCCACCTCCATTGGCGTGTACGGCGACTCCGCTTTCATGACTTACACCGCCAAGACCAAGGAGAGCGTCATCAAATCCGACCTGAGCGGCTATACCACTGCTAAGGTCGAGGTCAGCACTGACGGTGCCACCGTGTCTGATGTGGTCCTGGACAACGCTAAGATTGCTGCCCTCACCGGCAACGGCACCAGCGTTGAGATCTACACCGCACAGACCAGCGAGGGCGATTACTACGTGTCCCACATCGTCGTTGTTCACACCCAGCTCGCTCTTATCACTAACGTCAACACTGCCTCCAAGACCGTTTCCCTGAGCATCAAGAGCGCAGGAGGCGGCAACAAGGTTGTGAAAAATGAAGACAACGCCGACCTCTACACCGCACTTGCCGCCATTGGCAAGGACAACTACGCCATTATCACCGTGGCTGACGGAGTCGTTGAGACTGCCGCCAAGGCCGAGATCGTCTCCGGCAATCTGGAAAAGGTGACCAAGGATGGTGACTATGTCATCGCCGGCGACACCTACAGCCCTGGCGCGAAGAGCAGCCTAGGCGACACTGACACCGGCAATTCCTATGATTTCTATCTGGACACTCTGGGCTACGTTCTGTACGCCACCGAAGAGACCACTGGCAGCACCACCCAGTATGCTTATCTCCTTAATACCTCAAAAGAGGGTAGCGCTTCCAGCGGTTGGACCTACCTGGCCAAGCTCCTCTACACTGACGGCACCCAGGAGTGGGTGGACCTCGCCAGCGTAGACACTATCGGCGTGAAATCCTCCAGTTTCGATGACACATTCACTGATTTGAATGCTATGAAAAACAAAGCATTCGTCAGCTATAGCGTCAAGAGCGACGGCACTTACGCGCTGACCACCTTTGATTCCACTGGCAACACGCTCACCGCCAGCACCACCCCCTACACGGCCGATGTTAAGGCGTACAGCGTCCCCAGCAGCTCCGTCGTCACCAAAGGCGACATCTATTTCCTGACTAACACAGCGGGCGATGTCACCTATGACGTAAAGGGTCTCAGCTCCACTATTTTCCTCGTGCATAATGAGAGCACCAACACCTATAAGGCTTACACCGGGTACAAGAACATTAGCAGTTTCTCCGGCGTAAGCGGCACCGTCCTGATGGCCAAGAACAGCAACAGCGCCAGCATCGTGGTACTCACCGGTGACTCCACCGCCAAGGATCTGGTGTACATTTTGTCCGACAAGGCCAGCAAGGGCTACGACACCGACCTGAGCATGTCCATCTACACCTACGATGCCATCGTGGACGGCAAGATCGGTTCAATCACCACCACCATCAAGGTTGACACCACCTCTACCGCACTTGGCCTCGGTCTTTATACCATCAACAAGTATAACGACGACTACGCCGCCGAGCTGACTGCTGTACCCACAGCGGACAAGGAGACCTACTATCGCGCGGCTACTTCCCTTGAGGTTGACTCCGGCCTCGCTATTGTGGATGCCGGAACCTACGGGCTTGCCACCGGGTGCACCATTATCGGCATCGATGAGGACGGCGACGCCCTTGAGGGCCTGACCGCCAGCGATGTGGCGTACTACACCGACGCGGACGCGGGGAACAGCATCATTGATGTAACACTCTTCCTGGATAGCGAGGGTGAAGTCACCTCCATCGTCTTCCAGTGGGTCACGGCAGACTAA
- a CDS encoding conserved exported hypothetical protein (Evidence 4 : Homologs of previously reported genes of unknown function), whose product MKRLRIKLISLLFVLGLFSGLLSVPAGAASNVPLSDLSQVTHREAVLLMTDLGVIQGKTDGTYAPKENVDRATMAKLLYGILMGETDPTSFSSVDTGLTDIAGNWAENYIKYCYSVGIISGKGNNTFDPDGVVNVASAAKMLLVTLGYDAVDRGYASDPLWADNITRDADALGLLEEINQYSFEPLTRDNAAQMIYNALFAYTRTPDYALREGGQTIVGYTTNPTTLGLEMFGLLRYTILVGDTSATQGPPTVSYFSISPRGSAISDKAGIMGQIRSGQAGFAIGPELAGSYAVLYVKGEYSLSAGGDSIEKLTLEKIYSSTLSPQPLRVLGSSAAGVPITGDAAGISLTSPGGANTAYLARLDSSPAYFINGKAATLAEANGAASVRGAMVDLLDANGNGKADMVKVTVKETGILTGDVETRWVDGQEQVRFPGLSGLSDWTDGSTVIGGRGLKKNDGVLVVKIGGTTYVEEADSVSGYAVAVGSENGALLKMDGKEYRASGLLTGKVPGWSGVSGNYVFCLDDNGDIFGAVAVN is encoded by the coding sequence ATGAAACGGCTCCGAATTAAACTTATTTCTCTACTTTTTGTTCTGGGGCTGTTCTCAGGGTTGTTGTCCGTGCCCGCCGGGGCTGCCTCAAATGTTCCCCTCTCTGACCTTAGCCAGGTGACCCACAGGGAGGCCGTCCTTCTGATGACGGATCTAGGCGTCATCCAGGGCAAGACGGACGGGACTTACGCCCCCAAGGAAAACGTGGACCGGGCCACCATGGCAAAGCTGCTCTACGGCATCCTCATGGGTGAGACCGACCCTACGTCATTCTCCTCCGTGGACACCGGACTCACCGACATCGCGGGCAACTGGGCGGAAAATTACATCAAGTACTGCTACTCTGTGGGCATCATCTCCGGTAAGGGCAACAACACCTTTGACCCAGACGGTGTGGTAAACGTGGCCTCGGCAGCTAAGATGCTCCTTGTCACTTTGGGGTACGACGCGGTGGACCGGGGTTACGCCAGCGACCCCCTCTGGGCCGACAACATCACCCGTGACGCGGACGCGCTGGGCCTGCTGGAAGAGATCAACCAGTACAGTTTTGAGCCGCTCACACGGGACAACGCCGCCCAGATGATCTATAACGCCCTCTTCGCCTACACCCGCACCCCCGATTACGCCCTGCGGGAAGGGGGGCAGACCATCGTGGGCTATACCACCAATCCTACTACCTTGGGGCTTGAGATGTTCGGCCTCCTGCGCTACACCATTCTGGTGGGCGACACCTCCGCCACCCAGGGCCCCCCCACAGTGAGCTATTTCAGCATTTCCCCCCGGGGGAGCGCAATCAGTGATAAGGCCGGGATCATGGGGCAGATCCGCTCCGGTCAGGCGGGTTTCGCCATCGGGCCGGAGCTGGCGGGGAGCTACGCCGTCCTCTATGTGAAGGGGGAGTACTCCCTCTCCGCGGGGGGGGACAGTATTGAAAAGCTGACCCTGGAGAAGATATACTCCAGTACCCTGTCTCCCCAGCCCCTGCGTGTGCTAGGTTCCAGCGCGGCGGGTGTTCCCATCACGGGAGACGCCGCAGGGATCAGCCTGACCAGCCCCGGTGGGGCGAACACAGCCTACCTAGCCAGGTTGGATAGCTCCCCCGCTTATTTCATCAACGGGAAAGCGGCCACCCTGGCGGAGGCCAACGGGGCCGCGTCGGTTCGGGGCGCAATGGTGGACCTGCTGGATGCCAACGGGAACGGGAAGGCCGACATGGTTAAAGTCACTGTGAAAGAAACCGGAATCCTAACTGGCGACGTGGAGACCCGGTGGGTAGATGGGCAGGAACAGGTGCGGTTCCCTGGATTGTCCGGCCTGTCCGACTGGACAGATGGCAGTACAGTCATAGGCGGGCGTGGCCTCAAGAAAAACGATGGGGTGCTGGTGGTCAAAATCGGCGGCACCACTTATGTCGAGGAGGCCGACTCCGTCTCCGGGTACGCGGTAGCGGTCGGCAGCGAGAACGGCGCACTCCTCAAGATGGACGGAAAGGAATACCGCGCCTCAGGCCTACTGACCGGGAAAGTTCCGGGCTGGAGCGGTGTGAGCGGGAATTACGTCTTCTGTCTGGACGACAATGGGGATATATTTGGGGCAGTGGCAGTCAATTAA
- a CDS encoding conserved exported hypothetical protein (Evidence 4 : Homologs of previously reported genes of unknown function) — MMKLKRMLAALLAAALLAALPMASAASAASTGSFVDVTDPTVAQATETLRLLGIISGGGNGYFYPAGSLTRAEFCKMAVETLGQGAKAEAQMNRTIFKDVLGDHWARGYVNLAASLPIGSSEDTSSDAPASGGTLMMGRGDGYFYPNDRITYAEAVTILLRILGYTTKELTTGGTWYDGALATAKAIGLTDGLSLTWSDQITRGQTATLFEQMLFTSKKAGKEPYLVSDMGGEILKEAVILSLDATTDDGATGAVLTTGAEDPYKTDHAPFSSTLEGRRAKLVLDKDDKVVAIQPSTTGTTRTVSVVSTEVTYFTASGGERVTVAPATIVYKDGKALTYKDVYLNIKASTQAVLCYSAAGKLEYVFLTSVNVAETAAVAKATGGTPFASLVGSDTGYRVVKNGLSASLSDVRQYDVGTYDKATKTLYVSDLRLTGVYGNASPSPATPLSVTVLGSEFPVLSSAMDTLAGFQIGSTITLLLTADGQVAGAVAPTEAKSTTAGIVEKIDGTSATVASLDMLGEDGKPRTFHGDTGLNAAMSAKLQGQLVTVSSSKVGQLNLTRLSASGASGDLDVNARTLGGAALSENAHLYERVGAGSPTQISFAQLTRAMVPTSKISYVGKDYAGRVNIIVFDDVTGDQYEYGMAKPTVIQTDVSNNGVGVTSAGKSLGPYVTSVTFKDGQFIGISASLEQVGDSPKLAAWVDLKSVTKVSRSAFDMDDSAGSGIAPIGTVTTGSMILPIAGNVVCYNKTTKTWFATLNEARAYSDSLTIYFDKAPQDGGKVRLVVVE; from the coding sequence ATGATGAAACTCAAACGTATGCTTGCGGCCCTTCTCGCGGCCGCGCTCTTGGCGGCGCTGCCGATGGCTTCCGCCGCCTCCGCCGCGTCCACCGGCAGTTTTGTGGACGTGACCGATCCCACCGTGGCCCAGGCCACCGAGACCCTGCGGCTGCTGGGCATCATCAGCGGCGGAGGTAACGGCTATTTCTATCCGGCCGGGAGTCTGACCCGGGCCGAGTTCTGCAAGATGGCGGTGGAGACCCTGGGCCAGGGCGCGAAGGCCGAGGCTCAGATGAACCGCACCATCTTCAAGGATGTGCTTGGCGACCACTGGGCCAGGGGGTATGTCAATCTGGCCGCCTCCCTCCCCATAGGCAGCAGCGAAGACACCAGCAGCGACGCTCCCGCCAGCGGCGGAACGTTGATGATGGGCCGGGGGGACGGGTACTTCTATCCCAATGACCGTATCACCTACGCCGAGGCAGTCACCATCCTGCTGCGGATCCTGGGGTACACCACCAAGGAACTGACCACCGGCGGCACCTGGTACGACGGCGCGCTGGCCACTGCCAAGGCCATCGGCCTCACCGATGGCCTGTCCCTGACCTGGAGCGACCAGATCACCCGGGGCCAGACCGCCACCCTATTCGAGCAGATGCTCTTCACATCCAAGAAGGCTGGCAAGGAACCGTACCTAGTCAGCGATATGGGCGGCGAGATATTAAAGGAAGCCGTCATCCTCTCTCTGGACGCCACCACGGACGACGGCGCCACCGGCGCGGTGCTCACCACCGGCGCGGAGGACCCATACAAGACAGACCACGCCCCCTTTAGCTCCACGCTGGAGGGCCGCCGGGCCAAGCTGGTGCTGGACAAGGACGATAAGGTCGTCGCGATCCAGCCCTCCACCACCGGGACCACCCGAACGGTGAGCGTGGTATCCACCGAGGTCACCTACTTCACCGCCTCCGGCGGCGAGCGGGTGACCGTAGCCCCCGCCACCATCGTTTATAAAGACGGCAAGGCCCTCACCTATAAAGACGTCTACCTCAACATTAAGGCCTCTACCCAGGCGGTGCTTTGCTACTCCGCCGCCGGTAAGCTAGAGTATGTCTTCCTTACTTCTGTGAATGTGGCTGAGACCGCGGCCGTCGCTAAGGCCACGGGGGGCACCCCCTTCGCCTCCCTGGTCGGTAGCGACACGGGCTACCGGGTCGTAAAGAACGGCCTGTCCGCCTCCCTCTCCGACGTGCGGCAGTACGACGTGGGCACCTACGACAAGGCCACCAAGACCCTCTATGTCTCCGACCTGCGGCTCACCGGCGTGTACGGAAACGCCTCCCCCAGTCCGGCCACCCCCCTTTCCGTCACCGTTCTGGGCTCTGAATTTCCCGTCCTGTCCAGCGCGATGGACACGCTGGCGGGCTTTCAGATCGGCTCCACCATCACCCTCCTCCTCACCGCAGACGGGCAGGTGGCCGGGGCGGTAGCGCCCACTGAGGCAAAATCCACCACCGCGGGCATCGTCGAGAAAATCGACGGCACCTCTGCCACCGTCGCCTCCCTGGACATGCTGGGTGAGGACGGGAAGCCCCGGACCTTCCATGGCGACACGGGTCTCAACGCGGCTATGTCCGCCAAGCTCCAGGGCCAGCTGGTGACGGTATCCTCCTCAAAGGTCGGCCAGCTCAACCTCACCCGTTTGAGTGCCAGCGGCGCGTCCGGCGACCTGGACGTGAATGCCCGTACTCTGGGCGGCGCGGCCCTAAGCGAGAATGCCCACCTCTATGAGCGGGTGGGCGCAGGCTCCCCCACCCAGATCTCCTTTGCCCAGCTCACTCGCGCTATGGTGCCCACCTCCAAAATCTCTTACGTGGGTAAAGACTACGCGGGCCGCGTGAATATCATCGTCTTTGACGACGTGACCGGCGACCAGTATGAGTACGGCATGGCAAAGCCCACCGTGATCCAAACTGACGTGTCGAACAACGGCGTGGGCGTGACCTCCGCGGGGAAGAGCCTGGGCCCCTACGTCACCAGTGTCACATTCAAGGATGGCCAGTTCATCGGTATCTCCGCCTCCTTGGAGCAGGTAGGCGACTCACCCAAGCTGGCCGCCTGGGTAGATTTGAAATCGGTAACCAAGGTTTCCCGATCTGCCTTTGACATGGACGACTCCGCCGGCAGCGGTATCGCCCCCATCGGCACAGTCACCACCGGCAGCATGATCCTGCCCATCGCGGGCAACGTGGTCTGCTATAATAAGACCACCAAGACGTGGTTTGCCACTCTGAACGAGGCCCGAGCCTACTCCGACAGCCTCACCATCTACTTCGACAAAGCCCCCCAGGATGGCGGAAAGGTCCGCCTGGTGGTGGTGGAATAA
- a CDS encoding conserved membrane hypothetical protein (Evidence 4 : Homologs of previously reported genes of unknown function) — MNLTQAIKMAAKSIFSNKARSALTMLGIIIGLAAVMVLVSYAQGQNMALNAYYESMGTNIINVSAYNWNGSGSDVGKKLYDYCLNLDNVEGISPNGYIYSSPTIKYESKTLSQNQNSGGGMVTVSSSGGGSYGGTEDNYPQIYLGNDKFGQCNGYTIGKGRDLSYLEIEKLSQVCVLGSATAEFLFSFADPIGKTITINGMPFRVVGVYQSKATGKDLGNSEDSQWMEDAIKRMDRMILLPSTMTRYFNNNESISDYVVKVKSADATKEVTTNLKGFLSGIINTNYGYFYVSPQDTWKNQNNEANELQQRFLGGIAAISLLVGGIGIMNIMLVTVTERTREIGIRKAIGAERRSIIVQFLIEAAMICGIGGVFGIGVGYLGTMIVGKLSFGTLLIPSPILTAGAFLVSVALGIIFGLYPAIKASGLQPVDALRAE, encoded by the coding sequence ATGAATTTAACGCAGGCCATAAAAATGGCGGCAAAGTCCATTTTCTCCAACAAAGCCCGCTCCGCCCTGACCATGCTGGGCATCATAATAGGCCTTGCGGCTGTGATGGTACTGGTGTCCTATGCCCAGGGCCAGAACATGGCTCTGAATGCCTACTACGAGAGCATGGGCACCAATATCATCAATGTCTCGGCCTACAACTGGAACGGCTCCGGCTCCGATGTGGGCAAAAAACTGTACGACTACTGTCTCAACCTGGACAATGTGGAGGGCATCTCACCCAACGGGTACATCTACTCAAGCCCCACCATCAAGTACGAGTCCAAGACCCTGTCCCAGAACCAAAACTCCGGCGGAGGCATGGTGACGGTCAGCAGCAGCGGGGGCGGGAGCTATGGCGGTACGGAGGACAACTACCCCCAGATCTATCTGGGCAACGATAAGTTCGGCCAGTGTAACGGGTACACCATCGGCAAGGGCCGGGACCTTAGCTACCTGGAAATTGAAAAACTGAGCCAGGTGTGCGTCCTGGGCTCCGCCACGGCAGAGTTCCTCTTCTCCTTTGCCGACCCCATCGGCAAGACCATCACCATCAACGGGATGCCCTTCCGGGTGGTGGGAGTCTACCAGAGCAAGGCAACGGGGAAGGACCTGGGTAACTCCGAGGACTCCCAGTGGATGGAGGACGCCATCAAGCGGATGGACCGTATGATCCTCCTGCCCAGCACCATGACCCGGTACTTCAACAACAACGAGTCCATCAGCGACTATGTGGTCAAGGTCAAGAGCGCCGACGCCACCAAGGAGGTCACCACCAATCTGAAGGGCTTTCTCTCCGGCATCATCAACACCAACTACGGCTACTTCTATGTCTCCCCCCAGGACACCTGGAAGAACCAGAACAACGAGGCCAACGAGCTCCAGCAGCGGTTCCTCGGCGGCATCGCCGCCATCAGCCTGCTGGTGGGCGGCATCGGCATCATGAACATCATGCTGGTCACCGTCACCGAGCGGACCCGGGAGATCGGCATTCGTAAGGCCATCGGCGCGGAGCGGCGGAGCATCATCGTCCAGTTTCTCATCGAGGCGGCCATGATCTGCGGCATCGGCGGCGTTTTCGGCATCGGCGTGGGGTACTTGGGTACCATGATCGTAGGCAAGCTGTCCTTCGGCACGCTGCTGATTCCCAGCCCCATCCTCACCGCGGGAGCTTTCCTGGTGTCGGTGGCCCTGGGTATCATCTTCGGCCTCTACCCCGCCATCAAGGCCAGCGGCCTCCAGCCTGTGGACGCTTTACGCGCTGAATAA
- a CDS encoding ABC transporter, ATP-binding protein, with amino-acid sequence MLIDIKDLYKIYNEGLESEVRALDGVSLSIDRGEFIAIIGASGSGKSTLMNILGCLDIPTYGEYTLDGVDITERSDRQLAHTRNKEIGFIFQGYNLIPALSAYENVELPLIYQGVPLGKREDMVMDALQRVSMEDRWRHKPAEMSGGQQQRVAIARAIATRPPIIMADEPTGALDSKTGLHVLDILHRLNEEGTTIILITHDTNIASTARRVVRISDGHIIFDGSRQEAGI; translated from the coding sequence ATGCTGATTGATATCAAGGACCTCTATAAAATCTACAACGAGGGCCTGGAGAGTGAAGTCAGGGCCCTGGACGGGGTAAGCCTGTCCATCGACCGTGGGGAGTTCATCGCCATTATAGGCGCGTCCGGTTCCGGAAAGAGTACGCTTATGAACATCCTGGGATGCCTGGACATTCCCACCTATGGGGAGTACACCCTGGACGGGGTGGACATCACCGAGCGGAGCGACAGGCAGCTCGCCCACACCCGGAACAAGGAGATCGGTTTCATTTTCCAGGGGTACAATCTGATCCCGGCCCTCTCGGCCTACGAGAACGTGGAGCTGCCCCTCATTTACCAGGGTGTCCCCTTGGGAAAACGGGAGGACATGGTAATGGACGCGCTGCAGCGGGTATCGATGGAGGACCGCTGGCGGCACAAGCCCGCTGAAATGTCTGGCGGGCAGCAGCAGCGGGTCGCCATCGCCCGGGCCATTGCCACCCGCCCCCCCATCATCATGGCCGACGAGCCTACTGGTGCGCTGGACTCCAAGACAGGCCTTCACGTGCTGGACATTTTGCACCGACTCAATGAGGAGGGAACCACCATCATCCTCATCACCCACGACACCAACATCGCGTCCACCGCGCGCCGCGTCGTACGCATCTCCGATGGGCATATTATCTTCGACGGCAGCAGACAGGAGGCGGGAATATGA
- a CDS encoding putative mucin-2 (MUC-2) (Intestinal mucin-2) (Evidence 3 : Function proposed based on presence of conserved amino acid motif, structural feature or limited homology) codes for MAEMETPIVETTVPAAPAAPATPKPAAKKRKKKKTVRNIIIALVVLAALGVGVYFLYGFLTKKEDVNSQMQTGVAQLSSIQSTVQGSGNAMAKESAAIALTQGGTVEQVLVAVGDKVFAGQPLYVIRSQAAEDAVKTAQERVNNLLKDLASLQKQISDLTLRAPFSGKLVEVSEFTPGGEISENAAVATLVNDKKLKLSLYFSYAYDGSIYTGQTVDVSIPAVMRSFAGTVEAINKVHYVSPEGADHFEVVISFDNPGTLTEGMAATASLTGSDGTPIYPYENGETKYYESRKLTTAAGGPLLSANLLRYADVKAGDVLLTMSSETLDESIRAKQTEINEANDKLAEAQKALENFNAVSPIDGTVTSCTLTPGAEVKSGDTVITISNDSTMVVEITVDDRNISFVKPGMMVDLNTYDGNVFMGIVTKIDMSLSGDSKGSGMTNYPVTLEVDNSGGTLLAGMWLNYSFVASQSDDCIVVPMQSVKYVPDEEGNTAAVVFIQAETKPENTVDVEIPPSDPNNPPAYPSQDEGFYAVPVTTGLSDDYNVEITEGLMGGETIFVNYYVEQAWT; via the coding sequence ATGGCTGAAATGGAAACCCCCATCGTGGAGACGACCGTACCCGCCGCGCCTGCCGCGCCCGCCACGCCGAAACCGGCGGCAAAAAAACGGAAGAAGAAAAAAACCGTCCGCAACATCATCATTGCGCTGGTGGTACTGGCCGCGCTGGGCGTGGGCGTGTACTTCCTCTATGGCTTTTTGACGAAAAAGGAAGACGTGAACAGCCAGATGCAGACGGGTGTGGCCCAGCTCTCCAGCATCCAGAGCACGGTGCAGGGCAGCGGCAACGCCATGGCGAAGGAGTCTGCGGCTATCGCACTGACCCAGGGCGGCACGGTGGAGCAGGTGCTGGTCGCCGTGGGCGACAAGGTGTTCGCCGGCCAGCCGCTGTATGTGATCCGCAGTCAGGCCGCCGAGGACGCGGTGAAGACGGCGCAGGAGCGGGTAAACAACCTGCTGAAGGACCTGGCGAGCTTGCAGAAGCAGATCTCCGACCTGACACTGCGTGCGCCCTTCTCCGGCAAGCTGGTTGAGGTGAGCGAGTTCACGCCGGGGGGCGAGATCTCGGAGAATGCGGCGGTCGCCACGCTGGTGAACGACAAAAAACTCAAGCTCTCCCTCTACTTCAGCTACGCCTACGACGGCTCCATCTACACCGGGCAGACGGTGGACGTGTCCATCCCGGCGGTGATGCGCAGTTTCGCCGGCACAGTGGAGGCCATCAACAAGGTGCACTATGTCTCCCCCGAGGGGGCGGACCACTTTGAAGTGGTCATCTCCTTCGACAATCCCGGTACATTGACGGAGGGCATGGCGGCCACCGCGTCCCTCACCGGGAGCGACGGCACACCCATCTACCCCTACGAGAACGGAGAGACAAAGTATTATGAGAGCCGTAAGCTGACGACCGCCGCGGGCGGGCCGCTGCTCTCCGCCAACCTCCTGCGGTACGCCGACGTGAAAGCCGGGGACGTGCTGCTGACCATGTCGTCCGAGACGCTGGACGAGAGCATCCGGGCCAAGCAGACCGAGATCAACGAGGCCAACGATAAGCTGGCCGAGGCGCAGAAGGCTCTTGAGAATTTTAACGCCGTGTCCCCCATTGACGGTACCGTCACCTCCTGCACCCTGACGCCGGGGGCCGAGGTGAAGAGCGGCGACACAGTCATCACCATCTCCAACGACTCTACCATGGTGGTGGAGATTACGGTGGACGACCGGAACATCTCTTTCGTCAAGCCCGGCATGATGGTGGATCTGAACACTTACGACGGGAACGTGTTCATGGGCATCGTCACCAAGATCGACATGAGCCTGAGCGGAGACAGCAAGGGCAGCGGCATGACCAATTACCCCGTGACCCTAGAGGTGGACAACTCCGGCGGAACGCTGCTGGCGGGCATGTGGCTCAACTACTCCTTTGTGGCCAGCCAGTCGGACGACTGTATTGTGGTGCCCATGCAGAGCGTGAAGTACGTCCCCGACGAGGAGGGGAACACGGCGGCGGTGGTCTTCATTCAGGCCGAAACCAAACCGGAGAACACCGTGGACGTGGAGATCCCGCCCTCCGACCCCAACAACCCGCCGGCCTATCCCTCCCAGGATGAGGGGTTCTACGCCGTACCGGTGACGACGGGACTCTCGGACGACTACAACGTGGAGATCACCGAGGGCCTGATGGGCGGCGAGACCATCTTCGTGAACTACTACGTCGAACAGGCTTGGACCTGA